TTGTTTTCAGATAAATCTGCTACATTTTCCTTACAGTCCAAAGAGTAAAATTACATGATCAAAGGGAGCAAACCATTTTATAACTCTTCATATGCATTTCCAAGTTTTTGGGAGAGACTTTAGACATGTgaatattggaagaaaaaaaaagtgactattAGCCATATTAGCTGCGTGAACCATCAATCCAGGCATTTTAACTGGAAGCCAGGACACCTGATCTGTGAGCCAGGTTCCCCCATAGGAACTTGGGAAGTCCCATCCCCACACTGaccttcaattttcttttctataaaataagGGATTTGGATTTAAATGGAATCAAGTCCTTTTCTACCAGAAATCCAGTCATATTTCTCCTAGTGTGCTCTGTATTACCCTTTCCTGACTCCTAGAGGCTCAGACTCTAGCTGAGCTTGGGATAAAGCCAGGCTTCCTTTTCCTTTGGTGTAGTCACATCAAAACCCTCTACCTAGTACTGCCAtcagaggagaggcagcagaACCTAGGGGCTAAGAGCACAGGTCAGGTCGCAATCACAGCCCTGCCATTTATTCCCCTATGACAAAAGATTTCGTTTCCCTGactcagtttctccctctgtgaGGTTAATAACGGTTCCTACCTCTTGGGGGTGCTAtgcaaattaaatgagttaatatttgtaaaagagTCAGAACAGTGCCTAGCAGAGGAGAAATGCATTTTAAGTGtttgttgaagaaataaaatttagcaCCTAAACTCTGATCTCTTCAACTGAAGAGACTGCAGCAGCTTCTCCATGGGTACCCCCAGCCTTTGGTGCTTCCCCACCCTTTTTCCTAAAATCCTGAGGTAGGAGCCCCAACTCTCTGTTTACAGGTCTCCTACAGCGCTCGGGTGTCTCAGGGATGGGGCAGAAATGTCTCAGCTGGAACACCCAGACTCTTCACAAAGGAGGTCAAGAGACGCTGGTCACTTCTATTTAAGGACCTCAGtttgttttaaaacagaaaacaacccaAAATGGTGGGTCGTTTAAAATGTTATATTGAGCAAACTGGAGCATTAACagctgccccccccaccccacccccagcccagttTACATCCTAATTATGCTGTTTGCAAGGCGATTCCAAAAGAATTCTCAGACTGTTTCTTCGGGCTGCAAACAGGTTGAGCGGCTGGGCGGAGGAGGCGAGAACTGATGGAACCTGTCGCCCTCACTGCCCGGACACTCTGGCGAGGACGTCCGCAGCCCAAAGACTAAGCTCCCGGGACGGCCTCGGCCCCGGACTCCCCCATATTCGCTCCTGAACCTCAGCGGACCCGGCGGAACCCCCGCTAGGACCGTTATTCGGCCGCCGGCGCCCGCGGAGCCCCAGCCCGCCGCCCCCCACGGCCCGGGAGGGGGCGCGCGTCCccgccagccccccacccccggctgCGCCCTCCCACGCGGGGCGGGCGGGAAGGCGGGGCCTCGCTCGCCGCGCCACGCGACGCGGCCAATGGGAGCGCGCGCTTCGAGGCCCCGCGGGCCACCGCCGTGAGGGCTGAAAACCCGGCGCGCGCCGCCACGGACCCGAGCGCTCGCCACCACGAGGGCTGAGCACGCGCCTGGCCGCCCCTTCCCCGCCCGTGCACGGCGTCGCCCGGCCCGCGATGGCCACGGACCCCCAGGCCGCCGAGACGCCGGCCTGGCGCTACTTCACCTGGGACGAGGTGGCGCGGCGCACCGCGGGCGAGAAGGAGCGGTGGTTGGTGATTGACCGCAAGGTGTACAACATCAGCGAGTTCAACCGCCGGCACCCTGGGGGCTCCCGGGTCATCAGCCACTACGCGGGACAGGATGCCACGGTGAGCGCCGCCAGGAGGGGGACAcgggggggcggggccgggcgccCGCGGTCCGAGGCTCCGTCGGCTGGAGACAGGAAGTATGGCATCCAATCCTAACTAATTTGGAGAAAAGACCCTCGAGGCGCCGGGACATTCCTGTGGTCCGGGTGGTTGGGATGCAGCGGGTAGGCGGATGCAAGGGCAGGAGACCGGCCCCCAAAACGAGACTGGGGAGTGGAGATGGGCCCCTAGGCACGTGCAGACACAAAGGGCTGTGCTGCCCGTTCGTGCATTCCGCCTGTGGCTCCCAGACTGCGTGGTGGGGAGGCCAGGAGCTGGAGTGGAGGGAGGAGAGGCGGGGATGCAGAGCACCGGGGAAGGCGGTGCTGCTGGGGAAGGAAGGGTCACTGGCCCGGAGAGGAAGTCACGTCCTGCCTCGGTGGCTGGGAGGGGGCGCGCACCCACTCCTGGACCGAGCATGCCGGGCTCCGCTCAGGATGGGGAGCGGGGTGGGAGCAGAAGGGACCCCTCTCGGAGGCAGGGCTGAGACGGGAAGCCACCGAGCTCCCACTGCCGGGGGAACCCCGGCGTGCAGGGTGAAGACAGGTGGGCGGGGTGTGGAGGGGGGCAGCGCCGGCTGGAAAGAACCAGCTCCTGCTTGCACAAAGAGGGGTGTGGGAGCCTGTGAGGACGCCTGCGTTAGCGAGGAACTTCGGAGTCGTTCTCAAATCCTGCCAGGGAGCTCACCGAGCTGCAGGCCAGCGTAGTGTCCAGCTGCTCACGTCAGCAGACTGCCGTTTGCACTCCAGGGCTGCAGGACCGCTGCGGGCCCGCGTCCCTTCTCCCTCGGGCCTTGTTCCGCGTTGTCACTAGCCCCCATCTTGCTGCTGTTTTCTAGCCCACTCGTCCTCGGAGCTAAGGTGTTTGAGGAATCCAGCCCAGGCGTCCTGCTGGGCTGGAGCGCTAGGGATCACCCCTTGGACCCAATGCTTATTTCGCTTCTCCGCATCCCCTTCCCCTTGCATCCCTCTCCCACCCTGCGTCCAGCGGCGGGACTCCTTTTGCTGTCCCCACTCTCCACCTTGTCATTTTGAGCAAGCCTTGGACCACCGGGATTCTTGTTCAGTCCGCAGAGCTTGCAGGACAAGGAACCGCCCCTCCCTCTGATGCAGCCAGCTGGGGCTCCAGGCCGGAGCCTGCGCAGACCGAGCAGGGACCCGTGCCGGGGCTTCTTGCAGTGTGATTTGGGGCCGCGGCGGGGATGGCGATTGGTCGGGATGTGTGGTGCCACCGACTGCCGGCTCCGCCCCAGCTCCCGCCCCTCAGACCCTCAAATTCTTGCTTAGAACCTGGGGCCACCAGACTCAGGGATGTGGAGCTAGTTGGACGTGGATCTAGTTGGACATGAATCTTTTCGCTCAGGAACTCCACCTCGCAGATCCAAAATTAGCTGCCCTAGGGCACGGGGTAGTCAGAGTTCTTGGCAAAGTATGGAAGCCTACCCGGGTCAGCGTCAGGACGGGAGGGGGTAAGGGGGAGGCAGATACAAGTTCCTTAGTTTGGAGTTTGGGAGTCACCACTACTTAGAGAACACAGGTTCAAAGAGAGAAGGGACTTGTTAAATGTCCCACAGTAAGGGATAGAGAAGTCTCAGATCCCTACCCATCCCATCTGGTTGTTTCTCCTATCTAAATTCTTGTGCAAAAGCTGTCCCAGGCCCAGGTGGTCTTTCTGGGTGGTTCTCCCCACCAGGCCTCCTATCCCTTGGTGTGGTGCCTACTAAGCCCTAGATGCTGGGTAATCTTGTGCTATGTATCCCTGGCAAAGGTATGAGCAACCTCAAAGCGTACATGGTCTGATAGAGGTGGTCTCTGCCTCTACAACTTGGGTCCTTGCTGGCAGGAGGGTTGAATGCTAGAGGGTGGAGAAAGTGGCCTTTGGTATGTGCCCTCCAGGAGTCTAGGGGGGCGGGGCCGGTTTCCtcacctttcttccttctctctgtccttgCAGGATCCCTTTCTGGCATTCCACATCAACAAGGGGATCGTGAGAAAATATATGAACTCTCTCCTGATTGGAGAACTGTCTCCAGAGCAGCCAAGTTTTGAGCCCACCAAGAATGTGAGACCGTGTTTGCTCTTTGAGCAGTTTATGGTTGCTGAGGGGCAGGGGGTAGAAGGAAGGCCTAGATACAGCCACTGGTGaccacaatcagtaattcttaggaGTCTTGAGGTCCCTGCTTCTCCTGTAGTCATTGGATTACAACCTCAAGGGAGCAGAGCTTTGGAACTGTGGTTCTTCCAAGGCCACTATTGTTATCATCAACATGAGacttatttattgagcatgtttTATGTGCCAAGGATATCCTCATATAACTCTCACActcacagataagaaaactgaggttcagagaggttaagcaactcaTCCAAGGATCACACAGTAAATAGCAGAGCAGAGACATGAATTCAGGTCTGCTTGGCACCAAAGAACACATGCCCATAGGCAGGAACCCATATCACCTCCTCCTGTTATCCTTCAATATTTTGGTatcgggcaacggtggctcagtggcagtgttctcgcctgccatgctggagacccgggttcgcttcccggtgcctgcccatgtaattaaaatatatatatatatattggtattTTTGCCCAAGATTGTCTTCCTATAGGTACctcagtggggggagggggtccTTGACGCAAAGAGGACCTGTGTTTCCAGCAGTCTTGGATTGCAGCTGGGAAGAATAACAGACCCCTCCTCCCTGCTGTGCCACAGAAGGAGTTGACCAATGAGTTCCGGGAGCTGCGGGCCACTGTGGAGCGGATGGGGCTCATGAAGGCCAACCACGTTTTCTTCCTGCTGTACTTGCTGCACATCCTGCTGCTGGATGTTGCTGCCTGGCTCACTCTCTGGGTCTTTGGGACGTCCCTCGTGCCCTTCCTCATCTGCGCGGTGCTGCTCAGCACGGTTCAGGTGAGAGCCCTCAGCCTGTCGTGTGCACAGCTCTGCTCGGCATCCCAGGGGAAAGCTCTCCATAACATTTGGAAGGCCGAGCAACCATGCCTTCTGGTCACAGCAGAGCTGAAGATAGGCCAGGGAGGAGGTGGCGCAGAAAGAAAACGTACATTCCGTGGCCTGGCTTTTATCTGCTCATAAGTTCACACATACCTCTTCACTTCTCTCGCTGCTCTGCAGCTGCTTTTCCCAGGCTTCCCTTCTTCCTATGGAATTTGTACTCTGAAACTTCGCCCCAATGTGCCAAGAACCAAGATTCTGGTTTCTCACATAAGCTTTGCTTCCTCCCCACCCCTAGCATTGCCCAAAATGCTAATAATAGTGGTCAGGTCCTAATAGTTAGCTGTGAGGACCCATCTGCCAAACCTTCTGCTCACCTCTGAGTTTGTCAGTCTCTGTCCTTTTCTGTGTTCTGAGAGTCAGTCCATCGTAAGTCACGGCATTTCAGAGCTGGGGAAGCTGAAGAACAGAGAAGAGCTAGTGATTTGGCCAACTCTTATGTGAATTAGTGCCAGAACCAGAATTAGAACTCGGGTGCCTTGACTCCTTTCCTTGGGTGCTCGGTTGGGGGATTGTGGCCATCACAGGCCTAGGTGGATGGAGAAGGCAGAGGCTGAAGGAACTGCTGAGGTCAGTGAGAGGACTGGTGGGCTGCTGTACTCAGTGCTTCCCTTTTTCTCCTAGGCCCAGGCTGGCTGGCTGCAGCATGACTTTGGGCACCTGTCTGTCTTCGGCACCTCTGCATGGAACCACCTGCTGCATCATTTTGTGATTGGCCACTTGAAGGTCAATAGGATGGGGAGGGGCTCTCTGAAACTCTAATCAAGAGGGGGACCCTAGGTTTTCATACCCATGTCCCCACTTTTCCGTAGGGGGCCCCTGCCAGCTGGTGGAACCACATGCATTTCCAGCACCATGCCAAGCCTAATTGCTTCCGCAAAGACCCAGATATCAACATGCATCCCTTCTTCTTTGCCTTGGGAAAGGTCCTCTCTGTGGAGGTGAGCGGAGGTATCAGTGGAAAGGTCTTGGGAAAGTGGAGACCAGTCAGCACAGAGGGCTTTGGGGGAAATGCTCACAACTTGGTCAGTGTGGGGAAGACATTGGGGAAGCTGTGCACAGAGCTTGTTCTTTTTAAGTTCTGGGAGGCAACAGGGAGTAAACTGGGGCTGCCCAGGACTGAATCACATTTCCTCCCTAATGAGTTCATGACAGTGGCATGCTACAAAAGGACCCAAATGGTGATCCAGAGAATACTGTACAAACTCCCACTCATTCTTGAAGGTGATGGATGCCACCTCCTCAGGGGTGCTTTTTTTGCTGTCCTTACCCTAAGCAGTGCTTCCTCCAGCACCTTGTATTTATCTTGCTTACATTTTGATATCCTGCAGTATCACAATCCTCCCCATTAGGATTGGACTCTCTTACTCCTCTTTGATGCTTTGTGCTTAGCCCAGAGCCTGGAACTGAGTCATTTCCACTGATTAATTTTCCCACCCACTTGATCCCAGCCTGAGTTTCAGGGTGGTCAGCATTGGGTTTGAGTTGTCATCTGAGACTGTGAGCGAAAATGGTACTGCAGCTGCTGAAGGAAGTATGCCTGGGGCGGAGAGCGGGTGAACTTTTACAAGCATAAGACAATAGAAGTCTTTAAGTGGTCAGCAgaattctttgaaaaattaattgaaaaccCTTTGTCCCCGGATTACAAGCTGCAGCCAGAgttctgccagcttcctctcccccccccccaccacttTGTGAAATTTCAACATGCCAGGAGTTAAACTGTTGTTAAACATATTCCAGTGCCAGGCCTGAGCTCCAGGTGGCCTggctttcctctcccctctggcCACGAGAACTCTTTGGCTGGGCTTTGGCAGAACTGCCCATCGAGCTTGCAGCTTATACCCTGTTCATCCACACGGTGCTAATTTCCCAACCTCTTAAGCATGGATTTGCCTCGTTCTGGTCAACAGTATGCAGATGAGAAACAAGACCTGACCCCTCACCTGGCTCTGGCGGCTGCTTCAGGGATAATGCACGTCATGTAGTGGGCAGCAGATTAGGGCTCTTGGTAGTCAGCACTTCTTTTGTCATTACAGAGGGTTAAGAAAAATGTGAGGAGTCTCAGTGGAAGACAACCGTACACCACTGCTTCTTGTTTTTAGGGTTTTCGGGAAACACTTACCTG
This region of Tamandua tetradactyla isolate mTamTet1 chromosome 9, mTamTet1.pri, whole genome shotgun sequence genomic DNA includes:
- the FADS1 gene encoding LOW QUALITY PROTEIN: acyl-CoA (8-3)-desaturase (The sequence of the model RefSeq protein was modified relative to this genomic sequence to represent the inferred CDS: inserted 1 base in 1 codon; deleted 2 bases in 1 codon); this translates as MGARASRPRGPPVRAENPARAATDPSARXPRGLSTRLAAPSPPVHGVARPAMATDPQAAETPAWRYFTWDEVARRTAGEKERWLVIDRKVYNISEFNRRHPGGSRVISHYAGQDATDPFLAFHINKGIVRKYMNSLLIGELSPEQPSFEPTKNKELTNEFRELRATVERMGLMKANHVFFLLYLLHILLLDVAAWLTLWVFGTSLVPFLICAVLLSTVQAQAGWLQHDFGHLSVFGTSAWNHLLHHFVIGHLKGAPASWWNHMHFQHHAKPNCFRKDPDINMHPFFFALGKVLSVELGKKKKKYMPYNHQHKYFFLIGPPALLPLYFQWYVFYFVIQRKKWVDLAWMITFYARVFLTYTPLLGLKGFLGLFFIVRFLESNWFVWVTQMNHIPMHIDYDQNMDWFSTQLQATCNVHKSAFNDWFSGHLNFQIEHHLFPTMPRHNYYKVAPLVKSLCAKHGIEYQSKPLLSAFADIIHSLKESGQLWLDAYLHQ